In a single window of the Ancylobacter polymorphus genome:
- the lgt gene encoding prolipoprotein diacylglyceryl transferase, whose protein sequence is MLLTPPLLALPFPNIDPVLIELGPFAIRWYALAYIGGLLFGWWMAKRLCSSPALWGGQAPIKPEEFDDAVVWIAVGVILGGRIGYVLFYNLPFYAENPLQAFTLWHGGMAFHGGFLGSILAMYLFCRRRGLPFVSMLDIAASVVPVGLFLGRLANFINGELWGRPTDVAWAFVFPHGGPEPRHPSQLYEAGLEGLAIFLILQLAIRAGALARPGTVAGMFVFLYGCARIFVEFFREPDPQLGYLFGGWLTMGMLLSLPMLALGSWLIWRARQRPALSAGAA, encoded by the coding sequence CCGGTGCTGATCGAGCTCGGCCCCTTCGCCATACGCTGGTACGCGCTGGCCTATATTGGCGGCTTGCTGTTCGGCTGGTGGATGGCCAAGCGTCTGTGTTCCAGCCCGGCGTTGTGGGGCGGGCAGGCGCCGATCAAGCCGGAGGAGTTCGACGACGCGGTGGTGTGGATCGCGGTCGGCGTCATCCTCGGCGGGCGCATCGGCTATGTGCTGTTCTACAACCTGCCCTTCTATGCCGAAAATCCGTTGCAGGCCTTCACCCTGTGGCATGGCGGCATGGCGTTCCATGGCGGCTTCCTCGGCTCCATCCTCGCCATGTACCTGTTCTGCCGGCGGCGCGGCCTGCCCTTCGTCTCCATGCTGGATATCGCCGCCTCGGTGGTGCCGGTCGGCCTGTTCCTGGGGCGGCTGGCGAATTTCATCAATGGCGAATTGTGGGGCCGGCCGACCGATGTCGCCTGGGCCTTCGTCTTCCCGCATGGCGGGCCGGAGCCGCGCCATCCGAGCCAGCTCTATGAGGCGGGGCTGGAGGGGCTGGCGATCTTCCTCATCCTGCAGCTCGCCATCCGCGCCGGCGCGCTGGCCCGGCCGGGCACGGTGGCCGGCATGTTCGTGTTTCTCTATGGCTGCGCCCGCATCTTCGTCGAGTTCTTCCGCGAGCCCGACCCGCAGCTCGGCTATCTCTTCGGCGGCTGGCTGACCATGGGCATGCTGCTCTCCCTGCCCATGCTGGCGCTGGGAAGCTGGCTCATCTGGCGCGCCCGCCAGCGCCCGGCGCTGAGCGCAGGTGCCGCATGA